Proteins from one Streptomyces sp. 840.1 genomic window:
- a CDS encoding ABC transporter permease, whose protein sequence is MTLSPSTAAAPAPPATAPPASRPPTRAARLATSLRRLRRNRLALVGAVLSALFVLVALVAPLIAPYDPALPDFDAALREPSWSHWLGTDDLGRDQLSRVLVGVTASMQVGVLAVLLAFVVAVPLGLVAGYYGRFADTAVSRLTDTMLAFPFLVLAVGLAAVMGPSLENATIAIGISQIPGIVRVTRAETLRLKHLDYVGAATANGGGDGVILFRHILPNATSTLIVQATVGIPSAIIGEAVLSFLGLGVQPPSPSLGVMLSSAQPFIADAPWMAVFPGLVIVLATLAFNLLGDGVRDILDPRGGSR, encoded by the coding sequence ATGACCCTCTCCCCGTCGACGGCGGCGGCGCCCGCCCCGCCCGCCACGGCGCCTCCCGCGTCCCGGCCGCCCACCAGGGCCGCGCGGCTCGCCACCTCGCTGCGCCGGCTCCGGCGCAACCGGCTGGCGCTCGTGGGTGCGGTGCTCTCCGCCCTATTCGTCCTCGTCGCCCTGGTCGCACCGCTCATCGCCCCGTACGACCCGGCGCTGCCGGACTTCGACGCGGCGCTGCGGGAGCCCAGCTGGTCGCACTGGCTGGGCACCGACGACCTGGGCCGCGACCAGCTGTCCCGGGTGCTCGTCGGGGTCACCGCGTCCATGCAGGTCGGGGTGCTGGCCGTGCTGCTGGCCTTCGTCGTGGCCGTGCCGCTCGGGCTGGTGGCCGGCTACTACGGGAGGTTCGCCGACACGGCGGTCTCCCGGCTGACCGACACCATGCTGGCGTTCCCGTTCCTGGTGCTGGCCGTGGGCCTCGCCGCGGTGATGGGCCCGTCCCTGGAGAACGCGACCATCGCGATCGGCATCTCGCAGATCCCGGGCATCGTGCGCGTCACCCGTGCCGAGACCCTGCGGCTCAAGCACCTGGACTACGTCGGTGCCGCTACGGCCAACGGCGGCGGTGACGGCGTGATCCTGTTCCGCCACATCCTGCCGAACGCCACCTCGACCCTCATTGTGCAGGCCACCGTGGGCATCCCGTCCGCGATCATCGGCGAGGCGGTGCTCAGCTTCCTCGGTCTCGGGGTGCAGCCGCCCTCGCCCTCGCTCGGTGTGATGCTCTCCAGCGCCCAGCCGTTCATCGCGGACGCGCCCTGGATGGCGGTCTTCCCCGGCCTCGTCATCGTGCTCGCCACTCTGGCGTTCAACCTGCTCGGTGACGGTGTCCGCGACATCCTCGACCCCCGCGGAGGCTCCCGGTGA
- a CDS encoding ABC transporter ATP-binding protein: MTQVDTSTAAAAPVLRVRDLTVSFHGAERTVHAVDGVSYDLAPGEVLAVVGESGCGKSVTSMAVMGLLPPTARIGGSITLDGEELVGAPEKKLRSLRGRRLSMIFQEPMTSLNPVLTIGRQITEVLRRHQGLGRREARERAVELLGIVGIPAPHKRVDEYPHQLSGGMRQRVMIAIAVACDPAVLIADEPTTALDVTVQAGILDVLRSLRDRLGTAIVLITHDLGVVADAADRVLVMYAGRPVEQASVDELFASPQHPYTRGLLGAVLRPGSRGANGRDRLNEIPGLVPDLREQPAGCSFAPRCASADADCLTDRPPLSRSAGTHLIACHHPSGAADSAPARPAASKGTDR; this comes from the coding sequence GTGACCCAAGTCGATACGTCCACCGCGGCCGCCGCGCCGGTGCTCCGGGTCCGCGATCTCACGGTCTCCTTCCACGGCGCGGAGCGCACCGTACACGCCGTGGACGGTGTCTCCTACGACCTGGCACCCGGCGAGGTGCTGGCCGTGGTCGGCGAGTCCGGCTGCGGCAAGTCCGTCACCTCCATGGCCGTGATGGGGCTGCTCCCGCCGACCGCCAGGATCGGCGGGTCCATCACCCTGGACGGCGAGGAGCTGGTCGGCGCGCCGGAGAAGAAGCTGCGCTCGCTGCGCGGCCGCCGGCTGTCGATGATCTTCCAGGAGCCGATGACCTCGCTCAATCCGGTGCTCACCATCGGCCGGCAGATCACCGAGGTGCTCCGCCGCCACCAGGGCCTCGGCCGGCGCGAGGCCAGGGAGCGGGCCGTCGAACTGCTCGGCATCGTCGGCATCCCCGCGCCGCACAAGCGGGTCGACGAGTACCCGCACCAGCTGTCCGGCGGAATGCGGCAGCGCGTGATGATCGCGATCGCCGTCGCGTGCGACCCCGCGGTCCTGATCGCCGACGAGCCGACGACCGCCCTCGACGTGACCGTGCAGGCGGGCATCCTCGATGTGCTGCGCTCACTCCGGGACCGGCTCGGGACCGCGATCGTGCTCATCACGCACGACCTCGGAGTCGTCGCGGACGCCGCCGACCGGGTCCTGGTGATGTACGCGGGCCGCCCCGTCGAACAGGCCTCGGTGGACGAGCTGTTCGCCTCCCCGCAGCACCCCTACACCCGGGGTCTGCTCGGAGCCGTACTGCGTCCCGGCAGCCGGGGCGCGAACGGCCGCGACCGGCTCAACGAGATACCCGGCCTCGTGCCCGATCTGCGCGAGCAGCCCGCCGGGTGCAGCTTCGCCCCGCGCTGCGCCTCGGCGGACGCGGACTGCCTGACGGACCGGCCGCCGCTGAGCAGGTCCGCCGGCACGCACCTGATCGCCTGTCACCACCCGTCCGGTGCGGCCGACTCCGCGCCGGCCCGACCCGCCGCGAGCAAGGGAACCGACCGATGA
- a CDS encoding ABC transporter ATP-binding protein, whose amino-acid sequence MSASLVPPARTPGTGAPVLAVHDLKRHFDGSGGSVKAVDGVSLTIMPGEVVGLVGESGSGKSTVGRCVVRLDRPTGGSVEINGRDITALSPRELRPLRKDFHLVFQDPSSSLNPRMTIRQIIAEPLRLHRMANRAEASRRVDELLAQVGLRPELADRNPHELSGGQRQRVSIARALSVGPDLLVADEPTSALDVSVQASVLNLLADLQRDRGFGCLFITHDLAAVEYLADRIAVMYLGRIVEQAPAAELFAAPKHPYTQALLSAAPVPDPAEQRRRSRIVLGGDLPSPLDPPPGCHFHTRCPLATERCRTEAPELRTLPVAADPSLTRQVACHLVADDGSVPDAAVSAA is encoded by the coding sequence ATGAGCGCCAGCCTCGTCCCACCCGCCCGCACCCCGGGCACCGGAGCTCCGGTGCTGGCCGTGCACGATCTGAAGCGGCACTTCGACGGGTCCGGCGGCTCCGTGAAGGCGGTCGACGGGGTGTCGCTGACGATCATGCCGGGTGAGGTCGTGGGCCTCGTCGGGGAGTCGGGCAGCGGCAAGTCGACGGTCGGGCGGTGCGTCGTGCGCCTGGACCGGCCGACCGGCGGCAGTGTGGAGATCAACGGGAGGGACATCACCGCGCTCTCTCCGCGCGAACTGCGGCCCCTGCGCAAGGACTTCCACCTGGTCTTCCAGGACCCCTCGTCCTCCCTCAACCCCAGGATGACGATCCGGCAGATCATCGCGGAGCCGCTGCGGCTGCACAGGATGGCGAACCGTGCCGAGGCCTCGCGCCGGGTGGACGAGCTCCTCGCCCAGGTGGGCCTGCGGCCCGAACTCGCCGACCGCAATCCCCACGAGCTCTCCGGTGGCCAGCGCCAGCGGGTCTCGATCGCACGGGCTCTGTCGGTCGGCCCGGACCTGCTGGTGGCCGACGAGCCGACCTCGGCGCTCGACGTGTCCGTGCAGGCGTCCGTTCTCAACCTGCTCGCGGACCTCCAGCGCGACCGGGGCTTCGGCTGCCTGTTCATCACCCACGACCTCGCGGCCGTGGAGTATCTGGCGGACCGCATCGCGGTGATGTACCTGGGCCGGATCGTCGAACAGGCCCCGGCCGCAGAGCTGTTCGCCGCGCCGAAGCACCCGTACACGCAGGCGCTGCTCTCCGCGGCGCCGGTGCCCGACCCGGCCGAGCAGCGACGCCGCAGCCGGATCGTGCTCGGCGGCGACCTGCCCAGCCCGCTGGACCCGCCACCCGGCTGCCACTTCCACACGCGGTGCCCGCTGGCCACGGAGCGGTGCCGTACCGAGGCACCGGAACTGCGGACCCTGCCGGTGGCGGCGGACCCGTCGCTCACGCGGCAGGTGGCGTGCCACCTCGTGGCGGACGACGGCAGCGTGCCGGACGCCGCGGTGTCCGCCGCGTAA
- a CDS encoding amidohydrolase family protein: MLITDVRPWGGEPCDIEIKDGVIAAITPHDPARVVAGERVDGRGRLALPSFSDVHCHLDSTRIGLPFRPHTGKPGVWGMTMNDRAHWREDEWSVAERATHTLGRMIERGTTRVRSYAQIDADCGLERFEGVLAAKEAHAGRCEVEIMAFPQAGLFKEKGVPELMDQALASGAAVVGGIDPCTLDRDPVRHLDVVFGLAERHQAPIDIHLHEPGALGVFSVDLILERVRALGMAGQVTLSHAYELGTVDEATTRRLIEEFAELDIAMATIAPAQQQHALPLAQLTAAGVRVGLGEDGQRDFWSPYGNGDMLDRTWQLAFTNRYRADELIEHCVAVASRGGHSILQGGPERLRSVADRPGLAVGDEGDLLLVEGETVASAVMDRSDDRTVLHAGRVVADGLELVG, translated from the coding sequence ATGCTGATCACAGACGTCCGTCCCTGGGGCGGCGAGCCCTGCGACATCGAGATCAAGGACGGCGTGATAGCGGCGATCACCCCGCACGACCCCGCCCGCGTCGTCGCCGGCGAGAGAGTGGACGGCCGCGGACGGCTCGCGCTGCCCTCGTTCTCCGACGTCCACTGCCACCTCGACTCCACCCGCATCGGGCTGCCGTTCCGCCCCCACACGGGCAAGCCCGGGGTCTGGGGCATGACGATGAACGACCGCGCGCACTGGCGCGAGGACGAGTGGTCCGTCGCCGAGCGGGCCACCCACACCCTGGGCCGCATGATCGAGCGCGGCACGACCCGGGTGCGCAGCTACGCGCAGATCGACGCGGACTGCGGACTGGAGCGCTTCGAGGGGGTCCTCGCCGCCAAGGAGGCGCACGCCGGACGGTGCGAGGTCGAGATCATGGCCTTCCCGCAGGCCGGCCTCTTCAAGGAGAAGGGCGTGCCGGAGCTGATGGACCAGGCCCTCGCCTCGGGCGCCGCCGTGGTCGGCGGCATCGACCCGTGCACCCTGGACCGCGACCCGGTGCGCCACCTCGACGTCGTCTTCGGGCTGGCCGAGCGCCATCAGGCGCCGATCGACATCCACCTCCACGAGCCCGGCGCACTTGGTGTGTTCAGCGTCGACCTCATCCTGGAGCGGGTGCGCGCCCTCGGCATGGCCGGCCAGGTCACGCTCTCGCACGCGTACGAACTCGGCACCGTGGACGAGGCGACGACCCGGCGCCTCATCGAGGAGTTCGCCGAGCTGGACATCGCGATGGCGACCATCGCCCCGGCCCAGCAGCAGCACGCCCTGCCGCTGGCCCAGCTGACCGCCGCCGGAGTGCGGGTCGGCCTGGGCGAGGACGGCCAGCGCGACTTCTGGTCCCCGTACGGCAACGGCGACATGCTGGACCGCACCTGGCAGCTCGCCTTCACCAACCGCTACCGGGCCGACGAGCTCATCGAGCACTGCGTGGCCGTCGCGAGCCGCGGTGGCCACTCGATCCTCCAGGGCGGCCCGGAGCGCCTGAGGTCCGTCGCCGACCGGCCGGGCCTCGCCGTGGGCGACGAGGGTGATCTGCTGCTGGTCGAGGGCGAGACCGTCGCGTCCGCCGTGATGGACCGCAGCGACGACCGCACGGTCCTGCACGCGGGCCGCGTCGTCGCCGACGGCCTCGAACTCGTCGGCTGA
- a CDS encoding GntR family transcriptional regulator, producing the protein MTTTESPDASESHADHAERTIRAGILSGAYPPGARLRERELSEALGFSRIPVREALTRLTGEGLVVISPRRGASVRNLSLRDVAELFDLRLSLEVFAARRAAEACAAGRGGDRLRALMEAAEDATRRGDVHEIPAANTALHAEIVAMTGNRLLQDALQPSLGLVQWLFTLTGGLDPRVQCTEHQDICAAIYAGKPDLADALAYAHIERGRGPSLAALAEVLPAE; encoded by the coding sequence ATGACGACGACCGAATCGCCCGACGCCAGTGAGTCCCACGCCGACCACGCCGAGCGCACGATCCGGGCCGGCATCCTGTCCGGCGCGTACCCGCCCGGCGCCCGGCTGCGGGAACGCGAGCTGTCGGAGGCCCTGGGCTTCTCCCGTATCCCCGTCCGCGAGGCGCTCACCCGGCTGACCGGCGAAGGCCTGGTCGTCATCTCCCCCCGGCGCGGCGCGTCCGTCCGCAACCTCTCGCTGCGCGACGTCGCGGAACTCTTCGACCTGCGCCTGAGCCTGGAGGTGTTCGCCGCCCGCAGGGCCGCCGAGGCCTGCGCGGCCGGACGCGGCGGTGACCGGCTGCGCGCGCTCATGGAGGCGGCCGAGGACGCCACCCGGCGCGGCGACGTCCACGAGATTCCCGCCGCCAACACCGCCCTGCACGCCGAGATCGTCGCGATGACCGGGAACCGGCTCCTCCAGGACGCACTTCAGCCCTCGCTCGGCCTGGTGCAGTGGCTGTTCACCCTCACCGGCGGCCTGGACCCGCGCGTCCAGTGCACCGAGCACCAGGACATCTGCGCCGCGATCTACGCGGGCAAGCCCGATCTGGCCGACGCCCTCGCCTACGCGCACATCGAGCGCGGCCGGGGGCCGTCCCTGGCCGCGCTGGCCGAGGTGCTGCCGGCCGAGTGA
- a CDS encoding chlorohydrolase family protein — protein MRTRWRATHVLAHRDGGHALLRDGEIVWEGDTISYVGRGYDGPVDMDLDLGEALVMPGLIDLDALTDIDHLVLDSWAPPARAAGLLWSQEYFDHRRREVFTPAQRATVREYALVQLALHGITTYMPIASEVHSAWAEPYEELVAMAETSRRIGLRGYLGPAYRSGVNVARPDGGRHVALDEERGRAGLRDAERFLDHTARLGDPLVNGVLLPCRIETLTDELLRGTAELALRRDVPVRLHCLQGLHERDLVRETHGCTPLELLARAGLLDTRLLVPHGVFTDRHPAVHGEDRGDLAVLAAAGISVIHCPQTSLRYGQVLHSFGAYRRAGINLCLGTDSFPPDLIRGMDTGVHLAKTADGRADAAPAEHYVEAATLGGARALGRADLGRLERGAQADLVAFRLDDIRDGVQDDPVRTFLLNGTARQATHSVVAGRPVMTDGRIPGIDLANLRRRAQSLFETMREGYAERDAHRRGADVLFPPTFPPFEETTPR, from the coding sequence GTGCGAACCCGCTGGCGTGCCACCCACGTCCTCGCCCACCGCGACGGCGGCCACGCGCTCCTGCGGGACGGCGAGATCGTGTGGGAGGGCGACACGATCAGCTACGTCGGGCGCGGCTACGACGGCCCCGTCGACATGGACCTGGACCTCGGCGAGGCCCTGGTGATGCCCGGCCTCATCGACCTGGACGCACTCACCGACATCGACCACCTCGTCCTGGACTCCTGGGCCCCGCCCGCCCGCGCCGCCGGACTCCTCTGGTCGCAGGAGTACTTCGACCACCGCAGGCGCGAGGTCTTCACCCCGGCGCAGCGGGCCACCGTCCGCGAGTACGCCCTGGTGCAGCTGGCCCTGCACGGCATCACCACGTACATGCCCATCGCCTCCGAGGTGCACAGCGCCTGGGCGGAGCCGTACGAGGAACTCGTCGCCATGGCCGAGACCTCCCGGCGCATCGGCCTGCGCGGCTACCTGGGACCCGCCTACCGCTCCGGCGTCAACGTGGCCCGCCCCGACGGCGGCCGCCACGTCGCCCTCGACGAGGAGCGCGGGCGGGCCGGGCTGCGGGACGCCGAGCGCTTCCTCGACCACACCGCGCGCCTGGGCGACCCGCTGGTCAACGGGGTGCTGCTGCCCTGCCGCATCGAGACGCTCACCGATGAGCTGCTGCGCGGTACCGCCGAGCTCGCGCTCCGCCGCGATGTCCCCGTACGCCTGCACTGCCTCCAGGGCCTGCACGAACGCGACCTCGTACGCGAGACGCACGGCTGCACCCCACTGGAGCTGCTGGCCCGCGCCGGCCTCTTGGACACCCGGCTGCTCGTGCCGCACGGCGTCTTCACCGACCGCCATCCCGCGGTGCACGGCGAGGACCGGGGCGATCTGGCCGTGCTCGCCGCAGCCGGCATCTCCGTCATCCACTGCCCGCAGACCTCGCTGCGCTACGGACAGGTGCTGCACTCCTTCGGCGCCTACCGGCGCGCGGGCATCAACCTCTGCCTGGGCACCGACTCCTTCCCGCCCGACCTGATCCGGGGCATGGACACGGGCGTCCACCTCGCGAAGACCGCCGACGGCCGCGCGGACGCCGCACCCGCCGAGCACTACGTCGAGGCGGCCACCCTCGGCGGCGCCCGCGCACTGGGCCGCGCCGACCTCGGCCGGCTGGAGCGCGGCGCACAGGCGGACCTGGTCGCGTTCCGGCTCGACGACATCCGCGACGGTGTCCAGGACGACCCCGTCCGCACCTTCCTGCTCAACGGCACCGCCCGGCAGGCCACCCACTCCGTCGTGGCGGGGAGGCCCGTCATGACCGACGGCCGGATACCCGGCATCGACCTGGCGAACCTGCGCCGCCGCGCCCAGAGCCTCTTCGAGACGATGCGGGAGGGTTACGCCGAGCGCGACGCGCACCGCCGAGGTGCCGACGTGCTGTTCCCGCCGACTTTCCCGCCGTTCGAGGAGACGACACCACGATGA
- a CDS encoding ABC-F family ATP-binding cassette domain-containing protein has translation MTATLVAKDLAAGHGDRTLFAELDLVVAPGDVIGLVGVNGAGKSSLLRLLAGLDQPEEGELRLSPPTATVGHLPQEPERRPGETVREFLARRTGVAEAQAAMDAATQALVDGAPGSDDAYSESLERWLALGGADLDERAEEVAADLGLTVGLDPPMTSLSGGQAARAGLASLLLSRYDVFLLDEPTNDLDLDGLERLERYVSGLRAGTVVISHDREFLMRTVTKVLELDLAQQQINLYGGGYAAYLEERERARRHAREEFEEFADKRSALEGRALMQRSWMDKGVRNARRKAGDSDKMARKFRSESSEKQAAKARQTQRMIERLDVVEEPRKEWELRMEIASAPRSGSVVATLREARVVLGGFAFGPVSLQVDWADRIAITGANGAGKSTLLAALLGRLPLDSGHASLGSGVVVGEVDQARKLFHGTESLLEAFCAAVPDTEPAEVRTLLAKFGLRADHVMRPATTLSPGERTRSALALLQGRGVNLLVLDEPTNHLDLPAIEQLESALDSYKGTLLLVTHDRRMLEAVHTTRRVEVTAGRLTES, from the coding sequence ATGACTGCCACCCTCGTCGCCAAGGACCTCGCCGCCGGACACGGCGACCGCACTCTCTTCGCCGAACTCGACCTCGTGGTCGCTCCCGGTGACGTGATCGGTCTCGTCGGAGTCAACGGCGCCGGAAAATCGTCGCTCCTGCGGCTCCTCGCCGGACTCGACCAGCCGGAGGAGGGTGAGCTGCGGCTCTCCCCGCCCACCGCCACCGTCGGCCACCTGCCGCAGGAACCGGAGCGGCGCCCCGGCGAGACGGTGCGGGAGTTCCTGGCCCGCCGGACGGGTGTCGCCGAGGCCCAGGCGGCGATGGACGCGGCCACCCAGGCCCTCGTCGACGGCGCGCCCGGCTCCGACGACGCGTACTCCGAGTCACTGGAGCGCTGGCTCGCCCTCGGCGGCGCCGACCTGGACGAACGCGCCGAGGAGGTCGCCGCCGACCTGGGCCTGACCGTCGGCCTGGACCCGCCGATGACCAGCCTCTCCGGCGGCCAGGCGGCCCGCGCCGGCCTCGCCTCGCTGCTGCTCTCCCGCTACGACGTCTTCCTGCTCGACGAGCCCACCAACGACCTCGACCTGGACGGCCTGGAACGGCTGGAGCGGTACGTCAGCGGGCTCCGCGCCGGCACGGTCGTCATCAGCCATGACCGCGAGTTCCTGATGCGCACGGTCACCAAGGTCCTCGAACTCGACCTCGCCCAGCAGCAGATCAACCTCTACGGCGGTGGCTACGCGGCCTACCTCGAGGAGCGCGAGCGGGCCCGCAGGCACGCCCGCGAGGAGTTCGAGGAGTTCGCGGACAAGCGCTCCGCCCTTGAGGGCCGCGCCCTGATGCAGCGCTCCTGGATGGACAAGGGCGTCAGGAACGCACGCCGCAAGGCGGGCGACTCCGACAAGATGGCTCGCAAGTTCCGGAGTGAGTCCAGCGAGAAGCAGGCCGCGAAGGCCCGTCAGACCCAGCGCATGATCGAGCGCCTCGACGTCGTGGAGGAGCCGCGCAAGGAGTGGGAGCTGCGGATGGAGATCGCCTCCGCCCCCCGTTCCGGCTCCGTCGTGGCGACGCTGCGCGAGGCGCGGGTCGTGCTCGGGGGCTTCGCGTTCGGCCCGGTCTCGCTCCAGGTCGACTGGGCTGACCGGATCGCCATCACCGGCGCCAACGGTGCCGGGAAGTCGACCCTGCTCGCCGCTCTGCTCGGCCGCCTCCCGCTGGACTCGGGGCACGCGAGCCTGGGCTCGGGCGTGGTGGTGGGGGAGGTGGACCAGGCGCGCAAGCTGTTCCACGGCACGGAATCGCTGCTGGAGGCGTTCTGCGCGGCCGTCCCGGACACGGAGCCGGCCGAGGTCCGTACCCTCCTCGCCAAGTTCGGCCTGCGCGCCGATCACGTGATGCGCCCCGCGACCACCCTCTCCCCGGGTGAGCGGACCAGATCGGCACTGGCCCTGCTCCAGGGCCGGGGTGTCAACCTCCTGGTCCTGGACGAGCCGACGAACCACCTCGACCTGCCGGCGATCGAGCAGCTGGAGTCGGCGCTCGACTCGTACAAGGGGACGTTGCTGCTGGTCACGCACGACCGCCGGATGCTGGAGGCGGTGCACACGACGCGCCGCGTCGAGGTCACGGCCGGACGGCTGACGGAGAGCTGA
- a CDS encoding FAD-dependent oxidoreductase — translation MSEVIVVGGGVSGLTTAVVLAGRGHRVRVWSRQPAATTTSAVAGALWWPYRIEPQDRVGDWSLASLRRYEELAARPGETGVRLVAGLHRGERLAALGAWAGQLRDVVESAEGLRCRLPLIDMPVHLDWLEEQVRTAGGSVERRTVSSFDEAAAEAATVVNCTGLGARELVPDTGMRPVRGQLVMVENPGIEEWFTEADPASDTTTYFFPQPGRLVLGGTAGTDDWSTVPDPRAAEEIVARCARVRPEIARARVIGHRVGLRPARDAGVRIEAEPLPGGGRLVHNYGHGGAGVTVALGCAEATARLVD, via the coding sequence GTGTCGGAAGTGATCGTGGTGGGCGGTGGGGTCAGCGGCCTCACCACGGCGGTGGTGCTGGCCGGACGCGGCCACCGGGTGCGGGTCTGGTCCCGCCAGCCCGCGGCGACCACGACGTCCGCGGTGGCGGGAGCCCTGTGGTGGCCGTACCGGATCGAGCCGCAGGACCGGGTCGGGGACTGGTCACTGGCTTCGCTGCGCCGGTACGAGGAACTGGCCGCCCGCCCCGGGGAGACCGGGGTACGGCTGGTCGCCGGTCTGCACCGGGGCGAGCGGCTGGCGGCGCTCGGGGCGTGGGCCGGGCAGCTGAGGGATGTGGTGGAGAGCGCCGAGGGGCTGCGGTGCCGGCTGCCGCTGATCGACATGCCGGTGCACCTGGACTGGCTGGAGGAACAGGTCAGGACGGCCGGGGGCTCGGTCGAGCGGCGCACGGTCAGCTCCTTCGACGAGGCGGCGGCGGAGGCGGCGACGGTGGTCAACTGCACCGGGCTCGGTGCCCGTGAGCTGGTCCCGGACACCGGGATGCGGCCGGTGCGCGGTCAGCTGGTCATGGTGGAGAACCCGGGGATCGAGGAGTGGTTCACCGAGGCGGACCCGGCGTCGGACACGACGACGTACTTCTTCCCGCAGCCGGGCCGGCTGGTGCTCGGCGGCACCGCGGGCACGGACGACTGGAGCACCGTGCCCGATCCCCGCGCGGCCGAGGAGATCGTGGCGCGGTGTGCCCGGGTCCGGCCGGAGATCGCCCGCGCCCGGGTCATCGGACACCGGGTGGGGCTGCGGCCGGCCCGGGACGCCGGGGTCCGCATCGAGGCCGAGCCGCTGCCCGGCGGCGGGCGCCTGGTGCACAACTACGGGCACGGCGGCGCGGGCGTGACCGTGGCCCTGGGCTGCGCGGAGGCGACGGCCCGGCTGGTGGACTGA
- a CDS encoding BCCT family transporter: MSQDDQRKGERGDLSVTADLPGDPTQGRRPTTDRVVFGVTAVLTLAFVVWGATATDSLEDVSSTLLNGLMHNGGWAFMLAASGFVVFALWLAISRYGKITLGQEGEEPEFRTVSWVAMMFSAGMGIGLMFYGVSEPLAHFVHHPPGTHPADAAEAMQTAMATTLFHWTLHPWAIYAVVGLAIAYSTFRRRRRQTISAVFEPLIGARHAHGGVGRLIDILAIFATLFGSAASLGLGALQIGSGFHELNWKEKTGTGLLVLIIAVLTVAFVASAISGVEKGIQWLSNINMVLALILAVFVFIAGPTIIVLDLLPTSIAAYIGDLPQLAGRTEATGEGEVADWLSSWTVFYWAWWISWTPFVGMFIARISRGRTIRQFIGGVILVPSTVSLIWFAIFGGTAIKLQEAGKLDGADTQEAQLFGVLQQFPVATLMSLLVMILVGIFFVSGADAASIVMGTLSQKGILEPAKWVVVFWGVTTGAVAAVMLLIGNGKGDALAGLQNLTILVAAPFTIVMIGMCVALMRDLREDPLIVRREFGVEAVESAVIEGHAKYDGDFEIRIGPGGSQITTERGEGPGGSSRATD; the protein is encoded by the coding sequence GTGTCGCAGGACGATCAGAGAAAGGGTGAAAGGGGGGATCTGTCGGTGACGGCGGATCTGCCCGGCGACCCGACCCAGGGCCGGCGCCCCACGACCGACCGGGTGGTGTTCGGCGTCACCGCCGTCCTCACCCTCGCCTTCGTGGTGTGGGGGGCCACGGCCACCGACTCGCTGGAGGACGTCTCCAGCACCCTGCTCAACGGATTGATGCACAACGGTGGTTGGGCCTTCATGCTGGCCGCCTCCGGATTCGTGGTCTTCGCACTCTGGCTCGCCATCAGCCGTTACGGAAAGATCACCCTCGGCCAGGAGGGCGAGGAGCCGGAATTCAGGACCGTGTCCTGGGTCGCCATGATGTTCAGCGCCGGCATGGGCATCGGCCTGATGTTCTACGGGGTGAGCGAGCCCCTGGCGCACTTCGTCCACCATCCGCCCGGAACCCACCCCGCCGACGCCGCCGAGGCGATGCAGACGGCGATGGCCACCACCCTCTTCCACTGGACGCTCCACCCGTGGGCGATCTACGCGGTGGTCGGTCTCGCCATCGCGTACAGCACCTTCCGGCGCCGCAGGCGGCAGACGATCAGCGCCGTCTTCGAACCGCTCATCGGCGCCCGGCACGCCCACGGCGGCGTCGGCAGGCTGATCGACATCCTCGCCATCTTCGCCACGCTCTTCGGCTCGGCGGCCTCGCTCGGCCTCGGCGCACTCCAGATCGGCAGCGGTTTCCACGAGCTGAACTGGAAGGAGAAGACCGGTACCGGCCTGCTCGTCCTGATCATCGCCGTGCTGACCGTGGCGTTCGTCGCCTCGGCGATCTCCGGCGTGGAGAAGGGCATCCAGTGGCTGTCCAACATCAACATGGTGCTCGCCCTGATCCTCGCCGTGTTCGTGTTCATCGCGGGCCCGACCATCATCGTGCTCGACCTGCTGCCCACCTCGATCGCCGCCTACATCGGTGATCTGCCCCAGCTCGCCGGGCGCACCGAGGCGACCGGCGAGGGCGAGGTCGCCGACTGGCTCAGCAGCTGGACCGTCTTCTACTGGGCCTGGTGGATCTCCTGGACCCCGTTCGTCGGCATGTTCATCGCCAGGATCAGCCGGGGCCGGACGATCCGTCAGTTCATCGGCGGGGTCATCCTGGTGCCCAGCACGGTCAGCCTGATCTGGTTCGCGATCTTCGGCGGCACCGCCATCAAGCTCCAGGAGGCCGGGAAGCTCGACGGCGCCGACACCCAGGAGGCCCAGCTCTTCGGTGTGCTCCAGCAGTTCCCCGTCGCCACGCTGATGAGTCTGCTCGTGATGATCCTGGTCGGGATCTTCTTCGTGTCGGGCGCGGACGCCGCGTCCATCGTGATGGGCACCCTGTCGCAGAAGGGCATCCTCGAACCGGCCAAGTGGGTCGTCGTGTTCTGGGGCGTCACCACCGGTGCGGTGGCGGCGGTCATGCTGCTGATCGGGAACGGCAAGGGCGACGCGCTGGCCGGCCTGCAGAACCTGACCATCCTGGTGGCCGCGCCCTTCACGATCGTCATGATCGGGATGTGTGTGGCCCTGATGCGGGACCTGCGCGAGGACCCGCTCATCGTGCGCCGCGAGTTCGGCGTCGAGGCGGTCGAGTCCGCCGTCATCGAGGGTCACGCGAAGTACGACGGCGACTTCGAGATCCGGATCGGTCCCGGCGGCAGCCAGATCACCACCGAGCGCGGGGAGGGGCCCGGCGGTTCGAGCCGGGCCACCGACTGA